From Micromonospora nigra, one genomic window encodes:
- the mfd gene encoding transcription-repair coupling factor, with amino-acid sequence MTALIGLFAAALADPGLARARDLARSGAAQVDGLDLTAPPALRPFAVAAVAADPGDAAGGGAGRPVLAVTATTREADDLAAALGSLLPPGQVAVFPSWETLPHERLSPRSDTVGRRLAVLRRLAHPDSADSHGRTGRLRVVVAPVRSVLQPQLKGLGDLEPVQLAAGEEADLEDVARQLTGMAYARVDLVTKRGEFAVRGGILDVFPPTDEHPSRVEFWGDEVEEIRTFAVADQRTIEQVAQLWAPPCRELLLTPSVRRRAAALAQEHPELTEILDKLAEGIPVEGMESLAPALIGADSMELLLDCMPAGTHVLLCDPERIRTRAHDLVRTSAEFLAASWAAAAVGGQAPVDLGAAAFRTLAEVRAAAGRLRQPWWTLSPFGLAEPDAEPTRQPWEDEPETADVIPDDAVAVALAAQPAPLYHGETARVVDDLKRWTGEGWSVALVFEGHGPAQRAVEVLRDAGLGARLTEQVPTAPAPGEVLVTCGSLASGFVDEASRFVLLTGNDVTGGRGTSTRDMRKMPSRRRNTIDPLELKAGDHVVHEQHGIGRYVELVQRVVNGASREYLVIEYAASKRGQPGDRLFVPTDQLDQLSRYVGGEQPTLHKMGGSDWQKSKARARKAVREIAAQLIQLYAARKASKGHAFGPDTPWQRELEDAFPWQETPDQLAAIEEVKGDMEQTVPMDRLICGDVGYGKTEIAVRAAFKAVQDGKQVAVLVPTTLLVQQHYNTFAERMSQFPVEIRQLSRFQTPKEAEQTLAMAGDGTADIVIGTHRLLQAATRFKSLGLVIVDEEQRFGVEHKEHLKSMRASVDVLSMSATPIPRTLEMAITGIREMSTIATPPEERHPVLTAVGAYDERQVAAAIHRELLRDGQVFYLHNRVESIERTARKLRELVPEARVAVAHGQLGEEALEKVMVGFWEKEFDVLVCTTIVESGIDIPNANTLIVERADLLGLAQLHQIRGRVGRGRERAYAYFLYPRDKPLTEHAHERLATIAQHTELGAGMYVAMKDLEIRGAGNLLGGEQSGHIEGVGFDLYVRMVGEAVQAFKGERPEEETDVKIDLPVDAHLPHDYVAVERLRLEMYRKLAEARDEERLREVAAEMTDRYGEPPAPVQNLLAVARFRLLARCYGLTDVSMQGRHLRFGPLPLPDSKQLRLKRYHPDSVYKAALDQVSVPRPTTRRVGGEPLRDQALLDWCAQLLHDVLGSPTPAGSRRS; translated from the coding sequence ATGACTGCGCTGATCGGACTGTTCGCCGCCGCCCTGGCCGATCCGGGTCTGGCCCGGGCGCGGGACCTGGCGCGCTCCGGCGCGGCCCAGGTCGACGGCCTCGACCTGACCGCCCCGCCGGCGCTGCGCCCGTTCGCGGTCGCCGCCGTCGCGGCGGATCCCGGCGACGCGGCGGGCGGGGGTGCGGGCCGCCCGGTGCTCGCCGTCACCGCGACCACCCGGGAGGCCGACGACCTCGCCGCCGCACTGGGCAGCCTGCTCCCACCCGGGCAGGTGGCGGTGTTCCCGAGCTGGGAGACGCTGCCCCACGAACGGCTCTCACCCCGGTCGGACACCGTCGGCCGGCGGCTGGCCGTGCTCCGCCGGCTGGCCCACCCGGACTCCGCCGACTCGCACGGGCGCACCGGCCGGCTGCGGGTGGTCGTCGCCCCGGTCCGCTCGGTGCTGCAACCGCAGCTCAAGGGGCTCGGCGACTTGGAGCCGGTGCAGCTCGCCGCCGGCGAGGAAGCCGACCTGGAGGACGTGGCCCGCCAGCTCACCGGCATGGCGTACGCGCGGGTCGACCTGGTCACCAAGCGGGGCGAGTTCGCCGTACGCGGCGGCATCCTGGACGTCTTCCCGCCGACCGACGAGCATCCCTCCCGGGTCGAGTTCTGGGGCGACGAGGTGGAGGAGATCCGCACCTTCGCCGTGGCCGACCAGCGCACCATCGAGCAGGTCGCGCAGCTCTGGGCACCGCCGTGCCGGGAACTGCTGCTCACCCCGTCGGTGCGCCGGCGGGCCGCCGCGTTGGCGCAGGAACACCCCGAGCTGACCGAGATCCTCGACAAGCTGGCCGAGGGCATCCCCGTCGAGGGCATGGAGTCCCTGGCCCCGGCGCTGATCGGCGCGGACTCGATGGAGCTGTTGCTGGACTGCATGCCGGCGGGCACCCACGTGCTGTTGTGCGACCCGGAGCGCATCCGCACCCGGGCGCACGACCTGGTGCGTACCTCGGCGGAGTTCCTCGCGGCGAGCTGGGCCGCCGCCGCCGTCGGCGGCCAGGCCCCGGTCGACCTCGGCGCTGCCGCCTTCCGCACCCTGGCCGAGGTGCGCGCCGCCGCCGGGCGGCTGCGCCAGCCCTGGTGGACGCTGTCGCCGTTCGGTCTGGCCGAGCCCGACGCGGAGCCGACCCGGCAGCCCTGGGAGGACGAGCCGGAGACCGCCGACGTCATCCCCGACGACGCGGTCGCGGTGGCCCTGGCCGCCCAACCGGCTCCGCTCTACCACGGCGAGACCGCACGGGTGGTCGACGACCTCAAGCGGTGGACAGGCGAGGGCTGGTCGGTCGCGCTGGTCTTCGAGGGGCACGGCCCCGCCCAACGGGCCGTGGAGGTGCTCCGCGACGCCGGGCTGGGCGCCCGGCTGACCGAACAGGTGCCGACCGCCCCGGCCCCCGGTGAGGTGCTGGTCACCTGCGGCTCGCTGGCCAGCGGCTTCGTCGACGAGGCGTCCCGGTTCGTGCTGCTCACCGGCAACGACGTCACCGGCGGGCGGGGCACCTCCACCCGCGACATGCGCAAGATGCCCAGCCGGCGACGCAACACCATCGACCCGCTGGAGCTGAAGGCCGGCGACCACGTGGTGCACGAACAGCACGGCATCGGCCGGTACGTCGAGCTGGTGCAGCGCGTCGTCAACGGGGCCAGCCGGGAGTACCTGGTCATCGAGTACGCCGCCAGCAAGCGCGGCCAGCCCGGTGACCGGCTGTTCGTGCCCACCGACCAGCTCGACCAGCTCTCCCGCTACGTCGGCGGTGAACAGCCCACCCTGCACAAGATGGGCGGCTCCGACTGGCAGAAGTCCAAGGCACGGGCTCGCAAGGCGGTCAGGGAGATCGCCGCGCAGCTCATCCAGCTCTACGCGGCCCGCAAGGCGTCCAAGGGGCACGCGTTCGGGCCGGACACCCCGTGGCAGCGGGAGCTGGAGGACGCCTTCCCCTGGCAGGAGACCCCCGACCAGCTCGCCGCGATCGAGGAGGTCAAGGGGGACATGGAGCAGACCGTCCCGATGGACCGGCTGATCTGCGGCGACGTCGGGTACGGCAAGACCGAGATCGCGGTGCGCGCGGCGTTCAAGGCGGTGCAGGACGGCAAGCAGGTCGCCGTGCTGGTGCCCACCACCCTGCTCGTGCAGCAGCACTACAACACGTTCGCCGAGCGGATGAGCCAGTTCCCGGTGGAGATCAGGCAGCTGTCCCGGTTCCAGACGCCGAAGGAGGCCGAGCAGACCCTGGCGATGGCCGGCGACGGCACCGCCGACATCGTCATCGGCACCCACCGGCTGCTCCAGGCGGCCACCCGGTTCAAGTCGCTGGGTCTGGTCATCGTCGACGAGGAGCAGCGCTTCGGCGTCGAGCACAAGGAACACCTGAAGTCGATGCGGGCCTCGGTGGACGTGCTGAGCATGTCGGCCACCCCGATCCCCCGAACGCTGGAGATGGCGATCACCGGCATCCGGGAGATGTCCACCATCGCCACCCCGCCGGAGGAGCGGCACCCGGTGCTGACCGCCGTCGGGGCGTACGACGAGCGGCAGGTGGCTGCCGCGATCCACCGCGAGTTGCTGCGCGACGGGCAGGTGTTCTACCTGCACAACCGGGTGGAGTCGATCGAGCGGACGGCGCGGAAGCTGCGCGAGCTGGTGCCGGAGGCGCGGGTGGCGGTGGCGCACGGCCAACTGGGTGAGGAGGCGCTGGAGAAGGTCATGGTCGGCTTCTGGGAGAAGGAGTTCGACGTGCTGGTCTGCACCACGATCGTGGAGTCCGGCATCGACATCCCGAACGCCAACACCCTGATCGTGGAGCGCGCCGACCTGCTGGGCCTGGCCCAGCTGCACCAGATCCGGGGCCGGGTGGGCCGTGGGCGGGAGCGGGCGTACGCCTACTTCCTCTATCCGCGGGACAAGCCGCTGACCGAGCACGCGCACGAGCGGCTCGCCACCATCGCCCAGCACACCGAGCTGGGCGCGGGCATGTACGTGGCGATGAAGGACCTGGAGATCCGGGGCGCGGGCAACCTGCTCGGCGGTGAGCAGTCCGGCCACATCGAGGGCGTCGGCTTCGACCTGTACGTGCGCATGGTGGGCGAGGCGGTGCAGGCGTTCAAGGGCGAACGCCCCGAGGAGGAGACGGACGTCAAGATCGATCTTCCGGTCGACGCGCACCTGCCGCACGACTACGTCGCCGTGGAGCGGCTGCGCCTGGAGATGTACCGCAAGCTCGCCGAGGCGCGCGACGAGGAGCGGCTGCGCGAGGTGGCCGCCGAGATGACCGACCGGTACGGCGAGCCGCCCGCTCCGGTGCAGAACCTGCTGGCGGTGGCCCGGTTCCGGCTGCTGGCCCGCTGCTATGGCCTCACCGACGTCAGCATGCAGGGCAGGCACCTGCGGTTCGGCCCGCTGCCACTGCCGGACTCCAAGCAGCTTCGGCTCAAGCGTTACCACCCCGACTCGGTCTACAAGGCGGCCCTCGACCAGGTCAGCGTGCCCCGTCCGACCACCCGCCGGGTCGGCGGCGAACCGCTGCGCGACCAGGCTCTCCTGGACTGGTGCGCCCAACTCCTGCACGACGTCCTGGGCTCCCCCACCCCCGCCGGCTCTCGTCGATCATGA
- a CDS encoding helix-turn-helix domain-containing protein, whose protein sequence is MPEGVGSDPRQNTTPARWRVLGHPDGILAYQVRCIVEHHGWSEPAEQESHKVVLGRSGAYRRRVNGRTRFADATSVLMLRPGDELAVAHPLGCGDSYTCLEVDPEVLAARPDADGWLHRTGWDGSADDRLDLAHRLLIAELRRGVDRFEMAERLHRFLDRLLQHSGGSGDGEPPDAALDRTVRRRPATLAAHRQLADRAREVLTAGDFALGLNDVAQRLGTSPHHLSRVFQRVTGSSLTAYRNRLRVRAVLDTLAEADGPPLRELASAYGFADQAHLTRVVRDHVGHPPARLRALLTA, encoded by the coding sequence ATGCCGGAGGGAGTGGGCAGCGACCCGCGCCAGAACACCACCCCCGCCCGCTGGCGGGTGCTGGGGCACCCGGACGGGATACTGGCCTACCAGGTGCGCTGCATCGTCGAGCACCACGGCTGGTCCGAGCCCGCCGAGCAGGAGAGCCACAAGGTGGTCCTGGGTCGGTCCGGCGCGTACCGGCGGCGGGTCAACGGTCGCACCCGGTTCGCCGACGCCACCTCGGTGCTGATGCTCAGACCGGGCGACGAGTTGGCGGTGGCCCATCCGCTGGGCTGCGGCGACTCGTACACCTGCCTGGAGGTCGACCCGGAGGTGCTGGCCGCCCGGCCCGACGCGGACGGCTGGCTGCACCGCACCGGCTGGGACGGGTCCGCCGACGACCGGCTCGACCTGGCGCACCGCCTGCTGATCGCCGAGTTGCGCCGCGGAGTGGACCGCTTCGAGATGGCCGAGCGGTTGCACCGCTTCCTCGACCGGCTGCTGCAGCACAGCGGCGGCAGCGGCGACGGCGAACCGCCCGACGCGGCCCTGGACCGTACGGTGCGGCGCCGGCCCGCCACCCTGGCGGCCCACCGCCAGCTGGCCGACCGGGCGCGGGAGGTGCTCACCGCCGGCGACTTCGCGCTGGGCCTGAACGACGTGGCACAGCGGCTGGGCACGTCACCGCACCACCTCAGCCGGGTCTTCCAGCGGGTCACCGGAAGCAGCCTCACCGCCTACCGCAACCGGCTGCGGGTCCGGGCGGTCCTCGACACGCTCGCCGAGGCGGACGGGCCGCCGCTGCGTGAGCTGGCCTCGGCGTACGGCTTCGCCGACCAGGCCCACCTGACCCGGGTCGTCCGTGACCACGTGGGCCACCCGCCCGCCCGCCTCCGCGCCCTGCTCACCGCCTGA
- a CDS encoding cyclase family protein: MSGQWRARFDAEVSFANGGRLRTEGFRLDIPGRDVDEADLAALFVRHLGLLMVADVRISNRTIIEEPHKGGRGVGTRSPGGAPRLVELSHPVTDGMVTLPGWPAPRITDWLTFEASRANYAPGTEFHVGRIDMIANTGTYVDTPAHRYADGVDLTGTPLDRLAELPGVVVRVPADVRAVDRLLLAPYDVAGRAVLLHTGWSAHFGTERYGAPEAPYLTGAGAGALVDAGAALVGIDSINIDDMGPVAAGERPAHSILLAAGIPIVEHLTGLDALPPEGFRFTAAPPRVAGMGTFPVRAFAVVD, translated from the coding sequence ATGAGCGGACAGTGGCGCGCGCGGTTCGACGCGGAGGTGAGCTTCGCCAACGGTGGCAGGCTGCGGACCGAGGGCTTCCGGCTGGACATCCCGGGGCGGGACGTCGACGAGGCGGACCTCGCCGCGCTCTTCGTCCGGCACCTCGGCCTGCTGATGGTGGCCGACGTCCGGATCAGCAACAGGACGATCATCGAGGAACCGCACAAGGGCGGTCGCGGCGTCGGCACCCGGTCGCCCGGCGGAGCCCCTCGACTGGTCGAGCTGAGCCACCCCGTCACCGACGGGATGGTCACCCTGCCCGGGTGGCCGGCGCCACGGATCACCGACTGGCTGACGTTCGAGGCGTCCCGGGCGAACTACGCGCCGGGCACCGAGTTCCACGTCGGCAGGATCGACATGATCGCCAACACCGGCACGTACGTGGACACCCCGGCACACCGCTACGCCGACGGCGTCGACCTCACCGGCACCCCGCTGGACCGGCTCGCCGAACTGCCCGGAGTCGTGGTCCGGGTGCCGGCCGACGTCCGCGCGGTGGACCGGCTGCTGCTGGCCCCGTACGACGTGGCCGGCAGGGCGGTGCTGCTGCACACCGGCTGGTCGGCGCACTTCGGCACCGAGCGCTACGGCGCACCCGAGGCTCCGTACCTGACCGGTGCCGGTGCCGGTGCCCTGGTCGACGCGGGCGCCGCCCTGGTGGGCATCGACTCGATCAACATCGACGACATGGGCCCGGTCGCGGCCGGCGAGCGCCCCGCGCACAGCATCCTGCTGGCGGCCGGGATCCCGATCGTGGAGCACCTGACCGGGCTGGACGCCCTGCCCCCGGAGGGGTTCCGGTTCACCGCCGCCCCGCCGAGGGTGGCCGGGATGGGCACCTTCCCGGTCCGCGCCTTCGCCGTCGTCGACTGA
- a CDS encoding nucleoside triphosphate pyrophosphohydrolase, translating into MTPRIVLLVTSPRLPAGLLTAAAWDVVRAAAVFAGEETELTTAVRAAGAQVTVPDGPAVPVLLDAARGSGTAVWLAGPAGDESLARELGLRLAREPGLAELELMYGSWDPPGARLLDAVAVMDRLASPGGDPWKRAQTHRSLAGFLLEECYEAYDAISADDTDALREELGDVLLQVVLHARLAEELPEGARWSIDDVAGGLVDKMVRRNPHVFADDAADSIEEIEANWERIKRSEKARDSVLDGIALSQPALALAAKVLDRAARVGLAVPPPLADSQVDAEARLGASLLAAVAAAREAGLDPEAALRRTTLAYADAVRAVERGDTG; encoded by the coding sequence ATGACTCCCCGGATCGTCCTGCTGGTGACCTCGCCCCGGTTGCCGGCCGGCCTGCTGACGGCCGCCGCCTGGGACGTCGTCCGCGCCGCGGCGGTGTTCGCCGGCGAGGAGACCGAGCTGACCACGGCGGTACGGGCGGCGGGCGCGCAGGTCACCGTGCCCGACGGGCCGGCGGTCCCGGTGCTGCTCGACGCGGCCCGGGGGAGTGGCACGGCCGTGTGGCTGGCCGGGCCGGCCGGTGACGAGTCCCTGGCCCGGGAGTTGGGCCTGCGGTTGGCCCGGGAACCGGGGCTGGCCGAGCTGGAGTTGATGTACGGCTCCTGGGATCCGCCGGGCGCCCGGCTGCTCGACGCGGTGGCGGTGATGGACCGGCTCGCCTCTCCCGGCGGTGATCCGTGGAAGCGGGCGCAGACCCACCGCAGCCTCGCCGGCTTCCTGTTGGAGGAGTGCTACGAGGCGTACGACGCGATCAGCGCCGACGACACCGACGCGTTGCGTGAGGAACTGGGCGACGTGCTGCTCCAGGTGGTGCTGCACGCGCGCCTGGCCGAGGAACTGCCCGAGGGCGCACGCTGGTCGATCGACGACGTGGCCGGCGGACTGGTCGACAAGATGGTGCGGCGCAATCCGCACGTCTTCGCCGACGACGCCGCCGACTCCATCGAGGAGATCGAGGCCAACTGGGAACGCATCAAGCGGTCCGAGAAGGCCCGCGACTCGGTGCTCGACGGCATCGCCCTGAGCCAGCCGGCCCTGGCCCTGGCCGCGAAGGTTCTCGACCGGGCGGCCCGGGTGGGTCTGGCGGTGCCGCCGCCACTGGCCGACTCCCAGGTTGACGCGGAGGCTCGGCTCGGCGCGAGCCTGCTGGCGGCCGTCGCCGCCGCCCGCGAGGCCGGGCTGGACCCGGAGGCGGCGCTGCGTCGCACGACCCTGGCGTACGCCGACGCCGTCCGCGCCGTCGAGCGGGGCGACACCGGCTGA